Proteins from one SAR202 cluster bacterium genomic window:
- a CDS encoding penicillin acylase family protein — LPPGSEYKGPLLNAIKDFERAAAAADPLKEVDMGSNNWAVSGDRTATGKPLLAGDPHRGLDTPNVYYQNHLACPDFDAVGCSFPGVPGLQHFGHNAYVCWGVTHAGADYQDLFIERFDKANPSYYEFKGQLQRAQVFHEVVKVKGGKPVPIDVTVTHHGPIIAGDPAKGVAIAFRYTQTAGPNRQAEALLSMLKARSTHELDQAMRHWVDPGNNFLMADVHGNIAYLTRGKVPVRNLANAWLPVPGWTGEHEWKGYIPFEEMPRSHNPKEGYIVTANQKIVSDDYPYYIALDHSPDFRARRITIRLTALKKATLDQVAAIHAERTSIPAQAHLKALKKVKPKDALSKQALDILLAWNASMERDAPAPLIYSAYRLRLDKAILLHLLGPMLDDALAESGRGGPVHVGRLRAHFIKLLDSRDTSMLPPQATWPGLMSQALAEALQDLKSQLGPDMKKWTWGKVHHTVPKHPLTAAHPDLAALLNPPQMRMSGDGDVPQNTTWSTGQPYTISSTAVHRYAYDLSDWNNSKWIVPLGASGHPGSPHFADQAPFWSEIDYIPMLYDWKRISKSPASHQSLNPKKS; from the coding sequence CTCCCCCCCGGCTCCGAGTACAAAGGCCCCCTCCTAAACGCCATCAAGGACTTCGAGCGCGCCGCCGCTGCCGCCGATCCCCTCAAAGAGGTCGACATGGGCAGCAACAACTGGGCCGTCTCCGGCGACCGCACCGCTACCGGCAAGCCCCTCCTGGCCGGCGACCCCCATCGCGGCCTCGATACCCCCAACGTCTACTACCAGAACCACCTTGCCTGCCCCGACTTTGACGCCGTCGGCTGCTCCTTCCCCGGCGTCCCGGGCCTCCAGCACTTCGGCCACAACGCCTACGTCTGCTGGGGCGTCACCCACGCCGGCGCCGACTACCAGGACTTATTCATCGAACGCTTCGACAAAGCCAACCCCTCCTACTACGAGTTCAAGGGCCAGCTGCAACGCGCCCAGGTCTTTCACGAGGTCGTCAAGGTCAAAGGCGGCAAACCCGTACCAATCGATGTTACCGTCACCCACCACGGCCCCATTATCGCCGGCGACCCGGCCAAAGGCGTCGCCATCGCCTTCCGCTACACCCAGACCGCCGGCCCTAACCGCCAGGCCGAGGCCCTGCTATCGATGCTCAAGGCCCGCTCCACCCACGAGCTGGACCAGGCTATGCGTCACTGGGTCGACCCCGGCAACAACTTCCTCATGGCTGATGTCCACGGCAACATCGCCTACCTCACCCGCGGCAAAGTCCCCGTCCGCAACCTCGCCAACGCCTGGCTCCCCGTCCCGGGCTGGACCGGCGAGCACGAGTGGAAGGGCTACATCCCCTTCGAGGAGATGCCTCGTTCTCACAATCCTAAAGAGGGCTACATCGTCACCGCCAACCAGAAAATCGTCAGCGACGACTACCCCTACTACATCGCCCTTGACCACTCCCCGGACTTCCGCGCCCGCCGCATCACCATCCGCCTCACCGCCCTCAAAAAGGCTACCCTCGACCAGGTCGCCGCCATCCACGCCGAGCGCACCTCCATCCCCGCCCAGGCCCACCTGAAGGCCCTCAAAAAGGTCAAGCCCAAGGACGCCCTGTCGAAACAAGCCCTGGACATCCTCCTGGCCTGGAACGCCTCCATGGAGCGCGACGCCCCGGCCCCCCTAATCTACTCCGCCTACCGACTCCGCCTGGACAAGGCCATCCTCCTCCACCTCCTGGGCCCCATGCTCGACGATGCCCTGGCCGAAAGCGGCCGAGGCGGCCCTGTCCACGTCGGTCGCCTCCGCGCCCACTTCATCAAGCTCCTGGACTCCCGCGACACGTCCATGCTCCCCCCTCAGGCCACCTGGCCCGGCCTCATGTCGCAAGCCCTTGCCGAAGCCCTCCAGGACCTCAAGTCCCAACTCGGCCCCGACATGAAAAAGTGGACCTGGGGCAAAGTCCACCACACCGTCCCCAAGCACCCCCTCACCGCCGCCCACCCTGACCTGGCGGCCCTCCTGAATCCTCCTCAAATGCGCATGAGCGGCGACGGCGACGTGCCCCAGAACACCACCTGGTCCACCGGCCAGCCCTACACCATCTCCTCCACCGCCGTCCACCGCTACGCCTACGACCTGTCCGACTGGAACAACAGCAAATGGATTGTCCCCCTGGGCGCCTCCGGCCACCCCGGCTCCCCCCACTTCGCCGACCAGGCCCCCTTCTGGTCCGAAATCGACTACATCCCCATGCTCTATGACTGGAAGCGCATCTCCAAATCCCCCGCATCTCACCAGTCCCTGAATCCCAAGAAGTCTTGA